The following is a genomic window from Episyrphus balteatus chromosome 1, idEpiBalt1.1, whole genome shotgun sequence.
GACGTTCGCACTGCAAACCATTAAACTAATAGTGGATAATCCTCTATCTATACGAAGCTTAGAAACAACAAGTAcaacatttatgtattttaaatcaAGTTGAGACCAAATAATGGTCAAGCTTccataaaattttctaaaatatttcaaacaatccCACAAGAAAAATTCTCACTAACGGGGATAAGATATGGAGTTTCATAACTATTCTTCATTGTTCTCTTGGCTTATTCCTTtctataccaatttttaaatacaacttCTATTTATGTTATTATTTGATATATTGTCTTCAAATTATAATCTATTCCCTATCCACTTAACACCTAATTTATCATTTCATATTAATTATGCATAATCCTTTTCCCCAAAtacacaaaaatcaataaaaacacACGTAACCCGGTTAACAATAcacattgagaaaaaaaaaaactattccacAAAAGGCTTAAATCGAAATAAATTAACCCACATTGTGTGTCTTACTTTATACCTGATACGATATGGGTATTACCTAATAGAAGCTCTATATAATAAATGACGATTGTGAACGATATTATTGTTGTTTCAATTCGACACCATCATGCATCACATTGCAtggaattaattcatttttttctttttttcattcaacaattcaataaaataattataaaagtaaaatgtatgttttttttggtCGTACGTTCATGCTCATAATTTGTTAAAATCTTACATTAATGGTACCTAAGgtttataaacaattttcatAAATGAAATAACAGAATTTCCTGTACATTTCTAGTCACTCATCAAACAAAAGCTCCTTTTTAAGGGTTAAAATTTGCCTCTAAAAAAAACCTGAGCAACATATTTTCACGATTCAAATATTTCCCCTTTACGTGCAAATAATGCACTCAAAATAAATACTATACCAGCTTTCAGGGTGATCCATCTGGCTGACTGACAAGAAAACAGTAggtaaagaaaattcaaaaaaattgtgaataAAATAATGCGGGCTCTTTCACGGTTTTCAAACTTTACACACATTACAATAGGTGACGAATTGATTAAAAACCTATCTTTAATTTTGATACACACGAACGTTCACCTGCTGTTTAAAACTCATCACACCCACatcaatataatattttgaTCAAAAGTTGAGAATGGCTATTTAAATGATTAATTGATTTATACTGGAAAATGAAGTTACCTTATTTCCAATAAAGTCACAATGTGTATGAATATTGTCGTGTATCTAAAATAATCCTCAAGGCAAGCAGGaaagttgtttttataacttcAAAGATCCAGATGGTTATGTAAAGAAATGTTGTTTTataaaatccattaaaaatgATCGATTCGTGATATGGCAGTAAGAGTgattatcttttttgttttggttttcgttgatttttgcACACACTTTTTATCTATTTCTTTCCTTCTTcttttacacttttttcttAGGATTTATCTTTTTATTGTGAAGAAACAACAATATCCTGTGTGTAAACAGAAAATTGCGAAACACTGACTGGAATACAATTATTGTGAtgttggaagaaaaaaatatatgatccTCGCCACAATTTAGCCAAGACACAAACCGTttatgttaatttaattttttttcaattttttttaatgcaaactaTCGAATttgcaagaaaacaaaaaacgcgtttttcaATAATGATGAATTtcggaaaaaccaaaaaatctaTCTTTTCCACGATCAGTGCGATCGATCGATCTTGTACGATATCGAGAGATACGCcactcacacacacacagacaAACACCTGTTACTGCAGCTACGATGGTGTCGCGATGGTGTTTCGTTGTTGACTTCGCTCGAACAATCTTAAGACTGGAGTTAACTATTTCCAACCGAAGTTGGCTAAGTTGTTTCTTGTGTATACGGCTGAGTGATTTTGAGTTAAAAGTTTCAAGTATCTATGAGATTCAAGCCAGTCTTTTGTACACAGATACAATTTCTTCCATACTATCTTACCTTTGCGCTGAGATGTCTCTCACGTAAGACTCAGCCTGGTTAAAGCCGATTGAAAGACCGAGTTAAACTCAGATTATAAAAACCTTTCGTTAGACACGAGTGTATCTTATGAAttcattttgtatctttttctcAGTTTGTTTGTATAgataccttttttttgtatgatcgTCGTCGAACTGTGTGTATATTATCGTTGTTGACCACTTTGGTAGTATTGATGAATGTTTTGGAGACCCCTTTTACTTTGCTGAGATCATAATACCTCTGGTGGATTTGTTGGTAGCTTGGTAATAGTGTGGTTGTTAGCCTACcagtttttttgctttgctttttgtgtgtttattttttattggaattcGTGGGATACTGGAATACCTTGAGACGCCCGGATAAGAATACTTGAATTGAGCCGCACTGTtgctgctgtttttttttaagctgatGATGGTAAGCGGTATAAAGAGGGTTACCCCTCTAGCTCTATAGATGGGAGGAAGGCAAATTTTGTTgtcgttatttttatttattttttgttttattttatttttattatttttctttagttgttgttgttgtatagaCGAAGGAAATTATTGAAGGTATGTGCGTGCGGCATGACGAAGAAGACAGACACATATCGTGTGGATCTGATGATGGCACAGGAAGGGGTCAGTGAGTGATGACcatctattgtttttttttttttatttttttttatgatatgaTGGCACAAACCCTATTTTTAGAATGATGGGATATGATGTGAATGTTAATAGGCGAGAAAAGTATAATTCTTGCGAATAAAGGTGGATGTGTAGAAGATTATAAAAGATTGTTAATCTtataatatgattttttttgtatatataaaaaattatggtTTGCTTTGTTTATAGTGTTGAGTGTATTGTtagcaataaaataaagaaaaaaatagcaCATAGCAAATTTTGGTATAGTAAATTAGATACTTAAAACTGTTTTATTCGTAAAAACACCGGAAATTATTAGCTATAAAGTTCAAGTAATTAGGaatacattatattttttttaatgaataagtTCTTGTTTAAGAAGATTCTTTTGCCTTTCTTTTGTCTTATGTGATAAATTATGTTTGTTATTGTAAAGAAAAAGATATTAACTATAATTAATAATGattgaacatattttttaatgagccGTTTCCGTATTACTTCTTTGGTATAGTAATTTAGCTATACAagcttgtattttatttttgtttaaaatccaaccgtttttttttgaaaaccattacTTATGGTGCAAgccatgccaatttttttttatttctgaatttctcTCTAATTTagtttaaacgaattttttgatacaaaagcAATCGTAGGTAGGTATAgcataaatgaaatgaaatgaaaaattttagaaaatatatttttggatttatgtaggtaaaagaaaattttacttttgttttttgaaaaaaccaaactttcgatttttttttttttttaattttggagaCAGTTGTTGATTGACTGCCACAAAAatgattaatatattttttttttgtaaatcgttccaacttttttgaagttttaatttttctgaaaataataaaagaaatcaaattgcttaCTTTCTTTTGGAactcaaatttatttaagaattaagatgttagttttttttgcatttaaagaaCTAATTACATACCTACCTTACCTATGTACATTATGtagtatgttatttttttttattattataattttaatatttatttcatttgcatACATGTCTACaaaatttgtatagaaaaaGTTTCAAGATTCGAGTGACGTagtcttgtatttatttttattttgtctgaATGTTGGCTATTTAAAAAGATCGAGATGTTAAATTCAAGAGTGCATCTCACCAggtaatagttatttttttgaaaacttttaggtaacaaaatatataaaataagaaaaaaatatcgccTACTAATACGCTTATTAATATTAACATATTGTCCTAACAAAATTCGACCTGGTATATCTAAACTGACAATGaccaaaaaatatatgtaacttCCCAATCCCAAACCACTCGCAGCCTCCAAAAGATCAAccagtttaaaattttggtgttccaaaaattttaaaattgccaaattaaaattctttttttcctttgtaccaATATAATTTCTgatcaaaaaaacgatttttttgatatttttttatgattgtttcgactattgtggtatggaaattttttttaaatttttaaaaaacattattccaataggaaatttaattctctacaaaaagttttatatgcaatacatatatcaaaattttgcttggtttacgaggtatattgaaaaaaacaaaatgggggcttttgcacccctatcttcagtttccaccctctcatttaatagcactcagcggttttatcttcttttataacccattcaacgattcctgcaataaaaacccgtgaacgtcttagttccttattaccctgtttttttcgacataatcaatagcctacaTTCTAACCATTCAAAATTAGCGTGGCAGGAGGCGATGTTTTTTTCCTAAGCTACTTCCAAAATTTTAGTGTAGgtagataataaaaaaagaaaacttaacaaaaaattttaaaaaagctgaaaacttgattttaaaattttaaaaaaatgtatgccatttaattttttgaatagaaatttttttttttttggaaaaaaaaacaagacaaaaacgtttttaaatttttttaatacaaataggTATCCATATTTCCGATTTTGAGGCTAAGAGCATTTTCCAGCATCAAGAttttcagtattttaaaaaattggttcgcaaattaaaaaaaaaactagtgttaaattttttgtctGTGATTTTCAGAGtgaaaaaagtcctttttttagGCAGCATTGGTAGATTGAAAATGTGCATATTTCTGATGCTTaataaaaaacatgaaaaatagcCAAAGccataactttaaaaaatccaCAGTAAATTTGATTCTTCTTATTGTAAATATTAAGTGAAGTTAGATCAATTCTACATTttagacttgaaaaaaaaaactgtcatacagttttaaacaatgtttttaaaaacagaacaaattagattattttgaattgaaatacaagtaaaaattaaatcgtATTGAAATTtccttataaaatttaatacatctttttataaagtattttattgtttcggcaaaaaattgaaagtaaattttaaatgaatggtaaatatttttttgaaaataaatacttttaattcaaaaaattaataaatatcgttttaAGAACAcgaattttcttataaataatttaatataaaatgttgtatcactttacaaaataaaaatacctaaTTTGATTTATCTTCCTATTCTCCTCCTACATGCTTACGTAAGtcacccaaaaaaataaaaataatttccattAAATGAGACACAAACCGCAAACATACTTCTTAACAATATCGTCTACACAAAGTCTAACGGCCTTGGATTTGAAATTATTCAACGCCTACAAAAGTCAAATGTATAGTTCAATCCGTTCCAAGTTCCAAAGTGACTAATATTTTCATTCTCCTCGTCTTTGTCAATtcattcgtttttgtttttgcaaagtAAATTCTAAGAACTTTAAACAGTTCGTGGGATTGAATTATGAGATAAAGTGGTTTTATTTAAGAAGTTTAACTTTGTCCGATAAATGAAAGAAGTTTTAGCTTTGGGATATGAATTTTAaaggatttataaaaaaataagtgaatgaagcttatttatttcattcaatcttATATACAGTAAAATAAGATCCGCATGACCACATTGCTACCTAACACCTATAAGCGATAACCAAAGCTTCCACTTAGTTAGTAAGAGTTGTTATATTATTAAGTAATGTTTACGATGatgttgttttgcttttttttctatcttttccTTGCATTTATAGCTTGAGGGTATTTTTACTAacactcaaataattttttagcaaaCTATGGTGCTCCTCTATTCATAAGTTTCCATGAGTAAGCAAAAGATACATTCAAACGTAGGTATGATTGTATGTCTTCATACAATACAATGCTTAAGTGTTGATGAAGATACATAATCTTTTCAGCTGATTTTTATAAGATGTGTGTAttgaaacttaaatattaacaaaaaccTTCAAGCCACAGACAGACTGAGAGAAGAGAATGAGCCAGAGAATAGATTGGAATAGTTGTTTTGGCCAAAATTCCATTGGAAGTGTTCAAATGGCGCACATCTCTTGAGTGAATTTATTATGAGGGCTTGAGTTACTAAATTTTGCAAAGAGGCTCTCAATCTTTCGAACTTTGTAAAGGGTGATAGATAAGTAATTTGTTATCAAACTGCTTAAAAGATTTTGAAGGAGCAGCAAAGTTgttgttttacaaaattgaacCAAGAGGATGGGaactttattattaaaaaaaaaccggaatCGGCTTACTGTGAGAATATTGAACGTGGAAAatcaaatctaaaataaaatgcacgactggggtcgcacgtacttgctcttatgctaaaagtaactctaatgttaaagctttttattcaagaaacaccgttttaaattatgatttacaaaaaaccaagtatgctaTTTTATTActtgcaaaaaaatgtatttttagaaaaaaattttccaaaatcgttagagccgttttctaaaaaaataattttgtatatataaaaaatttctaacatttttcaaaaaaaagttggtatgccattttgaagaaataattaatttacacataaaaacgaaatttcaaaatttttcacaagcccgttttcaaaaaattgatttttcaaaaaaaaaattttgaaatattttttaaaaatccaaaaatgcactttttgaaaattttctaaaattttaatattacctttatctaaacgcttttgcataaaaatcgttgaaatcgggttaattttgtacgagatattcagaaaccaaaaaaaaccgttctatgacaggtaccgttaataaggttacaaaaaatattttttttattccaaaagttGGCtgttatgtgtaatactacacacaaaaattttaatcaaaatcgttagagccgtttttgaaaaaaattaacttttctatttccgttatatggcaggtacctttAGTTTTgatggtcataaaaaaaaattttcaatttcccctctagggaatcaccaaaaactgctaactaccaagtttgaagaaaatcacttcactcgtttaggctgtagctcgaggtatatacaggcagacagatagacagacagacagacagaattgccgaaccaacttttttggcattctccatcatagtaatgtcatgtaaaattgttatatcgagttcgattttttttacgaatcctaaacttgccctatagtacctatatcgcaagtaaaaatagtgcAATAACAATTGCTGATTGATCTTTGTCTTATCTCTCGCATCCCTCTACTTGTAACACCAAAAGTAGAGAATCATTGGCAACATCAGAAAAGATCCATCAAAGTTGTTAtcaatgatattttttgtttcatgaaGATAGCAGGCTGCCGAATTCAGCAAAGACAAGAACCGTCAATCGATTCGACATACTAAAGTCTACAGCCTAGAACAGTCGAGACAGCACATAAATTATTTTCGATCATAGAACAGATTATTTATACAACTTGGTCAAAGATAAGAAAACCCAATGTTCGATGTACGGAAACCGCACAAGAAGTTGAAAACTAAACCATTGAGTTATctgttattatttaaaaaaaaaaaaaaatgtaactactTTTTGGAACAAgtaaatagttttattaaatCGGACTATTTTGGGAGAAAGTACTCGTATAGTACTCGTAAGTACATTTATATAAGTATATTTTTGGACCAaagcttaaaaaatttttttttttgtttacttcttAGATTTAAACTTTTTAGTCAAAGTAACTTCAATTTGTTGGTCTCATTCAtttatatcacaaaaaaaacagtactgttaaaaaaagggcCAAGTTCTCCTATCTTGAAACTATGCAAGCACAAAAGtcctgaaatgtaaaagtgtaccaagttctaatgcttgacaatttttcttttaattcccgatttttaaagctatttgaaaaattaccaagtaagcaatcaaaatttaaacaaaaaacaaatgaagcgagtttgaaatttctggcatctttggtatagaagttagagggggggtcgaaaatggcctgagttgtttcctgcaAATAAGGGGCTAGTTCCAAAGTTGCTAGACAACTTGGCtgtggctgggcactaccgtgtcCCTTGAATCTTTATCATGAAGTTTTGGGTTGaactaaaaaaaggaaaaagtaaagtaagtaaaaataaaaagataaataaaatattagaaTGGGTGCTTGCAattacatattaaaataatcgtcaaaaattttttttatattaaatgtgtgagtaaatttaaaacaaaaatcattcttttaaataaaatatatagtcGTTATAATTTAAAGTGGAATAAGTTACATTTTGCACGCTTTTCAAAacatgtaaatatttttaaaaaaaacacaacaatttaacggattttttgtatgaatataaAGTGGAGTAACTCCTCACACATCAAATGGATGCAATATTTTACTTAGAAAAGAGATACGGTTCAAGTGCGGTTAGTTGGAAAGTCAATTTAGCCTTTTTTTTACATGGACTCATACCACTTTCAAATAAGACTCAAATGTATGTATAATAGGGTGTGTCCAAGTGCTCAACTATGaacttttcaaatgtaatagcttttagaagttgcattgcttatcaaaattaaattctgcgtttacaattttcatttcatattAATATCTtaggctcgctcaaaatatagtaggaaatcgaagaaatttggatctttaacgatttttgaaatgtatgtttttttttaactgtaccgtttggatgcaaaaaaaaaatatatttaatatttttaggctttctcgtgaaagataattccaagaaaaaacgTTTAAGCTTATCTTTGGTGAAATTGAACACACAGTAAAGAATCTGCGAAATAATAATAAGCgaaggaaaaaaatcactttttcatataaaaccgtacggtgaccatccgtcccggtttacacgggactgtcccgtaattctatagcttgtcccgggtttttattgaagaaacccgggacgtatacataagtgtcccgtattttgtaatttgtcccgtgattttcccgtatttgcacattctctgatagttttaatcaaaattttaaatactttgtacggaaaacaagaaataaaagtgtttctaattttacatataaaaacataagtttttaaaatttttcgtcaGTTATTCAGTTCCAGCCAGGTTGAAGAGCTACAccagacaaattttttttttttctaataatgaACAACATGTGGAAGAGTAACGAACtcagctaaatttcaaaacttttaaggacatgttaaatgTTGAATTAAACATTAGAcagtttcaaaatcatttaaaataaaataaaaaaaaaaaaaacagctctcccgattttgacaAAAGTGGGAGGGTTTccagttttattttaaactcagttttatttatttgtttctaaaaattttaaaagcaattttGTTCCACCTAGTGGttcattttatttcttcaaCTATATGCTGGTTACTATTTTTATAGTTGAACACAATACACAGATGTCGATGTCATATTTCTTATCTTACTTCCCAAAATTATCGTTGGTATCTCTTTATCTATAATTATCGAACACAATTTTCAAGAACTTTGATAAGATTCTTTGTAATTGTTCTTCACTCTGACAAACTTAATATCGCCACAACAAATTGCAGTTTATCTAAAATCTTTGTCAAATGAAATCATGCTGATAttatcgtttatttttttatttagttcatcaGCTTGCATTCTTGCTGCCAATAATTTACTATGTTCAGAAGACTTTTGTTCGGTAACTAAGAATTGGAATATTTGGTTCTTTTTgaataattgtatttttgtatttaatttaaagtattACATTGAACAAAATGAATGCATGTCAACAAGTGACGCTTGCCgaattcaaaacaaaacttaTAGCGGAGAGCTATTTCCGGGACAAGTTCCGTGTGGTTGTTGTGATGTTTGTCTACAAAATCTTCGTAAGATAGCTAGCTAACCGTTTTAGCAAtctttgaaatagtttttatattCAATATTCTTGTAGATGAAGGTGATCCTTGTACAATAGGATCTCCAGATGTTACCCCTCCAATGCTTGTTTGTGGACCAGGTTTATACTGTAAACAGGATCCAGTCAAATCGGAATATACTTGCCAAAAAagtaagagttttaaaaaaaaactattagtttTCACACAGTTCTAATGACTCATCTTTCAGTGACTCATACTGAATGTTTTCGTGAGCAAATTGCGTATGATGAGAAAAAATCTGCTGGACTATTAGGATCCTTTATGCAACGACCGAAATGTGATGGTGATGGAAATTATCTATCAGCAAAATGCAACATTGGGCAATCGTAAGTCATCATtggttcattttcaattttttaaaaacctccATTTTGTAGATGTTTTTGTGTCAGCAAAAAAGGCAAGAGGATCTTTGGAGAAGCTCCTTATAGCCTAACCACGGAAGCAACTATGAAATGTGAATGTTCCAGGATGGTTGATCAATTTTTGAGTACCATGAAATTTAAGTATCCTGTTTCGACAGCTAGATGTCAAGAAGATGGAAGCTTTGATCAATTGCAGTGCATGAACGGAAAATGTGTTTGTATTGAACATGATTCTGGATCTCCGTCGAGTTCAGTTACCGTTGTGACTGGTTCGGATTACAAACTTATGCCATGTTGTGAGTTTTCAAGTTACAACTTCCTTTAGTTtgtattaaagaaatt
Proteins encoded in this region:
- the LOC129910984 gene encoding uncharacterized protein LOC129910984, encoding MLILSFIFLFSSSACILAANNLLCSEDFCSYYIEQNECMSTSDACRIQNKTYSGELFPGQVPCGCCDVCLQNLHEGDPCTIGSPDVTPPMLVCGPGLYCKQDPVKSEYTCQKMTHTECFREQIAYDEKKSAGLLGSFMQRPKCDGDGNYLSAKCNIGQSCFCVSKKGKRIFGEAPYSLTTEATMKCECSRMVDQFLSTMKFKYPVSTARCQEDGSFDQLQCMNGKCVCIEHDSGSPSSSVTVVTGSDYKLMPCFDRKMHLEYKYSHNCEEIRNDLAKEIEAAKGKQFSVFGYDFPNCQPDGWFDAVQKDGNTLFCVDKYNQKIEGFEVEKGSQDAINMNCKCARTRHLLRKENLKDLPECSTNGNFKKVQCRNEMCYCVNDDGLQLTKEVPNTEELSCS